GGGACACTTGTAAAGTTACAGATTTGTTAGATTTAATACACGTGTCATCTTAGGAAgattggttttattttttaaatactaggtatagattactCAATTACCATCAATGTTTCCCCTCTTACTCATTATTACATTGTATTACCCCaagctttttttgtttttgaggcttaatctaggaaaataataattgtacatttataaatgAAATAATCATTCCTTGTTTTTTCATTCccttttattcaattttttatttatcgtaaaaagaacatttatgtttatatagaaaaatataacataagttgtagttggttaagatggtaggaAGTAACCTTTAACAAAGAGGTCTGATATTCGATCCTTGCTAtatgatttttggttgtcaattaCATATCATGATGTTGACTAGTGGTGATGTGGCATTATAAGGAGGGgtatacgtgacacatatacatttttaagagcgtcttttaatatattagaatAGATtagactaaaatattaccaaaaaatattaataaaagttattattattacgtggtatctattgttgccataatttataaactaattgtaacaccccgacctctaatccaagaattaaatcataattagcagcggaattaacctaatttggtcgggacattacctgccgtaactccctcttgggaattacaaggcaaccatcatatTCTAAGCCATTAAAActccaaattaatataataatcctttatattcccaaaattaAGGTACatcacttactaaaagtctttaattaaactattaaagcattaagcataaactaggtgaataatattaaagtgaaatcctcgccactactcgtttccgtcgttcccagcagtacctaaaacagaaaacaaaaacggtgagccgaagactcagtaacgaactattctagcaacgtaaattcatttcaattcattttattttataacacagggagaatagaataatgtaaaacattttataaagtcctttatttaattcattcataactttagggtgcacatgctagccgtggcaagtatgacatggtggaacgtcttccacgatggaccgttgtccataaaacatggggccttggccagaaaacatgagagccttggctcaatgggcggatgccccatgggtacatgcatgaccgagaatagtaacctgtgaacatatactgccaaacggactaggtctttcactttcatttatcatgtttcgtttaattttacatttagcctttttacttcagttgaagtaacataaatcctttagatcatgagatcatgataaaacatcatttagatcctgggatcaataaaatatcaattctttcatggcattgcataaacatcatttctttcatggtttcttataaacacgattttataagaatttcaatcaatcatattataataactaaatcaatcaaatcatatttcatttcccgcaattcataaaacatgttaaaacattcagttcataaatcaatcataacgttataatttcataatcgcatttataagggaattgcgggtactagcaatagccgttacccaACTCCGCGATTTGCTAgggattttccttggttcgttcgtcctgagctccgagtccaatttctttaaaaatattaaataattgaattagtactagatcgataaataatttaaaatcaatattttataaatcataaattttataagtaatgaatttataaataaagaattttaataaaattataatttcgaaatataacgaaaatgttattattaatcgaattttcaatcaaaatacatatatattttattaatcgattttcatgtaaataatattaaaaattccttTTTGTGCTAATTCGggctagtaatttattttagtaaaaacgataattaaacctgaaaataataaacaattcattagtaaataattatatgatAAAACTTTGTTGAAACATGAAAATTAGTAATTAGGAAATCTGAAAGTAACAATTCAGTTTTCAACTTACCAAGGCCCAATTGAAATGGCCCAAactcaaaatgggtttgggggaAAATTAAAAACAAGGTCTAAAGATCAgatttttggttttggttttttttCCTAGGAAGGAGGCACGACAGGAAGGAGGGagaggaggaaagagaaaaaggaGGGAGGCGTTGGGGGTTGGGTTCGGTGGCGCCGGATATGCCGGTGAGtacggcggtggtggtggtttgttCTCGGCGACAGAGCAGCAAGAGAAAGGGTGGTGAGTGGCGCGAAGGAGAGGAGAAACAGGGGAGATTGGGGGGTTCTCGGCTGAGGCAGGGCGATTAGACGGTGGTGTTGGGGCAGAGATTGGTTCACTGGATGGTGAGGGTTGTCGGAGGTGGTGGTGCTGCATGGGTGGTGCGTCAAGGAGGAAGAAAAGAGGGAGGCAGGGAATCCGAGACACGAAGGAGGGGAGGAACAGGGTGAGGGTGATTGCGATGTGGTGGTGGCGTGGTGTTGGGTGGCTGAGGCTAGGTGGTCGATGGTGGTTGGTTCGAATCACAGAAAAATCAAGGAGTGAGAGtgagattgaaattgaaattgaaattgaaattggtttgttgttgaaattccatCAAAAATTATGAGTTTGTAAATGGGAAGAGTGAAGAACAAGGGGTgtgcttggggtccaagtaTGTGAATTTGGACTGAATTGTGGGAAGAAGGAAGTCTTCACTTCCtgctttgtacgtggagagcaagggaagagAGTAAAATGGAATTTTGGTTCCTTGAgggtattttcgtaatttcactaAGTTAGGCATAATTTCTGaaattgttgctatttttggaagctattaaaaatagaaatgtttagttaaaataattcttataaaattatcgttaacgaaaaataaataaataaattttcgtttataaatttatcgtttaaaatgaatcgtaaaaacaattaaaataacgaaattcgattattcgtaattatttaaaatgaaatcaagctaataaatatttttaatttttataaatcaagtttaaaaatttcggggtattacactaaTATTTTCTTTTCCATACATAGATAGTATATAAAAAaagggtagagaataaaaataaaataaaataaatatattttttagaaaaatatttttaataagttcatataaatgAAAATCAGATAAATAGAACACACCCTTGGAATATTAGATCTCTCCGGTCTCtccacacacacaaacaaacaaaaaagtgTGCAAATTTCTAGGATTTCTAGTCGTGCACTTTCTTCGTGATTAAGGGGTTAGAAAATAATTTCATAGGAGAAAATTCTATATGCATGAATGGTCCATTTATCGACTAATGTTGAGGAAAGCTCCAAGTCTCCAACGTTGATGAAAATCACCCATTTGGCTTAATaagtttcattttattttattttttgtgcgAATGAGTCACaaaggcaatataaattacaaatggggacatgagaattcgaacctgagacctattgtacacagacCCTCAGTCTTAATACGTTTCATTTTTGTGCAATGTGTCACACCTTCAATTGATATGTGCAACATATTTTACTCAAGGGACGGATGAGAGAGCCTCAACGCTCTCCAATTTatgaatttttcaaaaaaataattttaaatgttGACATATTAAAATAGGTAATTAGGGTTCCAACTGATATATTATTAGGCGTAGGGTTTACCCATTTAGGGGTCACTTACTTGTCATGAAGAGTTGCCTAACATATTACTTAGGGGATACCTATTATACTTCTCGATCAAGGGTTACTATCATAATGTTTACGAGTTATATGTATTTTAGATCGAACTTTTATGTCCCGCTATCTTGGTTTCATAGTAATCTTTACCCTTAGATTTTGAACGAACCGAAAAATTGTACGTAGTACTACGTAGTTGCTTAATATTAGATGAAACAAAGGGAGTAGTATGCTAGTATTGTATTGACTTGCGGAGTAAATTTGTATTTAGAATTTTATCAGTGTGTAAAATTCTAAGCCGTGCACTATTTCGTGAACAAGGGTTtagaaaattataaatatttagTGCCGTATAATTTTTCTAGATGCATGAATTGTCAATTTATCAATATATGACCATCGTTTACTTCAAAGTCTACGATTACAAAAGGGAGTGAAGAATAGTCGGTAATAGTTTACCTGATATTTTATACCAATattgtaattgtaattgtaatttTACAAAACAAATGTGATATGGAATATGTAATTGCTTATATAAAtgaagaaaatatatataatttttgtttgattttcttgagaaagatgaatagatttatttttatataaacAAATTTAAAACATTATTAAAGGCATAATAGGTATTTTACAAAGGTACCAAAACAGTTAAAAACCTCGGGCATTTATGCGAGAAAAGATGTGAAGCCCAAACAATAGTTTCTTGTTTCTTCTCCAAGTCAAGGTCCTCCCTATTCTCTTGATTGATGTGGAATGAAGATGGATCCAAAGGATCCATTTCAGCTTTTGATTTTTAGTTATCAAATATAGTTCGTCTTCGTGTGATGCGTTCACACTTTCGAGTAATTGTATCACGTGCTTTACTCAAAGAATGGTTGCAATAGCGGATCCAGAAATCATACATAGTGGGGTCACTACTTCAAAATTGAAGAACTTAACCAAAATTatgtatttaaaaaaaatatatataatgaaaatttaactaaaattatttttcttttgttcaagTGGGACCAAGGGCTCCTCTATTTCTACTGTGGCTCGCCAAAAACCTAGAggattatacggagtacttcattATTTAGGCTACAGGTTACATACATGTAATTGAAGGACGACTTCTTACATTTATATTACCTCTTGTATTGTTATTTACACATTTTATTTGAACGAACTATATTTAAAATTGTGACTCGTTATATCGGAACAAAGATATTAATTATTACGTACGTAGTAATTTACAAGTGAGAGCCTCACAACATTTGCTTtgattattcttgtttttccatTTGACTCGTACATAATCATTTATTCATTTATGACTTTTCTCCACCCCTTTTGCCTATATAACCCAAACTAACCTCAACTCTTAAAACACACAACTCAACATTCAACAATCAATCCAAAACCCAAACACTCTCTAGTTTCTTCAAGCTACCCTTCCAAGATGAGTTCCATGAAATCCCACCCCATTTTCTACTTGTTAATCCTAGGTTCCCTAATCTCCACACCTATCCATGCAACCACCTTTACAGTTAAAAACAACTGCCAACAAACTGTTTGGGGTGCTGCTATACCTGGTGGTGGCAACGCAATGAGCCCCGGTGCCACATGGACTCTCGATGTTCCATCTAACACCAATGCGGCCCGCATTTGGGGTCGTACGGGTTGCACATCCAACGGGCCCAACGGTCTCACCTGCACCACAGGTGACTGTGGTGGGGTACTCAACTGCGTTAACTCAGGTGCAACCCCAACCACCTTAGCCGAGTACACCTTAACAGGGTCAAATAACATGGACACCTTTGACATATCATTGGTTGATGGGTTCAATTTACCCATGAGTTTCAAGCCCGCCAGTGGGTGCAGCAACGGCCCGTCTTGCGCTGCCAACATCAACGACTCGTGCCTGTCTGACCTTAAGGTTAATCAGGGGTGTCTGAGTGCCTGTGAAAAGTTCAATACTGATGAGTATTGCTGTAGGAATCAATTTGTAGAGAACTGCCCACCATCAACATACTCCAT
This Spinacia oleracea cultivar Varoflay chromosome 6, BTI_SOV_V1, whole genome shotgun sequence DNA region includes the following protein-coding sequences:
- the LOC110794893 gene encoding pathogenesis-related 5 protein Cup a 3-like gives rise to the protein MSSMKSHPIFYLLILGSLISTPIHATTFTVKNNCQQTVWGAAIPGGGNAMSPGATWTLDVPSNTNAARIWGRTGCTSNGPNGLTCTTGDCGGVLNCVNSGATPTTLAEYTLTGSNNMDTFDISLVDGFNLPMSFKPASGCSNGPSCAANINDSCLSDLKVNQGCLSACEKFNTDEYCCRNQFVENCPPSTYSMFFKNQCPDAYSYAKDDATSTFTCPPGTNYVITFCP